In one Deltaproteobacteria bacterium genomic region, the following are encoded:
- a CDS encoding 2-hydroxyacyl-CoA dehydratase: MDKTKKSTKRLRTAKDLNRLVIDYYLECHEAKRRGTPVGWMPPMNGAIELFYAMDLQPVFPENWSPVCAAFGLTPGNFDVTDGLGYSRDLCGYLRNITGYVHGFMNDESIPLGGLPEPDILLSPGGGCVPVMKIFHILERRFPKAKVFSADLPQVAVEDIRKHHLDYAVWEMNRLIDFLTEVTGHRMDHDRLAEVVKLSDQACALWDEIMSYRRFIPTPLSAAEIGIMFVMVTRQGTQIAVDFLTAVRDEVKERAEAGIGVIDDERIRLFWDNIPLWYNMGLFNYFEKMGGVAVAETYSAAWSLRLDTEHPLEALAMKSLMSYPLVSCVSIRKRKEMVLKACREYSIDGAVLHRNKSCVPITLGQMDIKRALEEELGVPSVIIDADHMDDQNFSVAQFETRVDAFMEMLYEKKGLKL; the protein is encoded by the coding sequence ATGGATAAGACGAAAAAGTCGACGAAACGGCTCAGAACGGCGAAGGACCTCAACCGGCTGGTCATCGACTACTATCTGGAGTGTCATGAGGCAAAGCGGCGGGGAACGCCCGTGGGCTGGATGCCGCCGATGAATGGTGCGATAGAGCTGTTCTACGCCATGGACCTCCAGCCCGTTTTTCCCGAGAACTGGTCTCCCGTCTGCGCCGCCTTCGGCCTGACACCGGGTAATTTCGATGTAACCGACGGCCTGGGCTATTCCCGCGATCTCTGCGGGTATCTCAGGAACATCACCGGTTATGTCCATGGGTTCATGAATGATGAATCGATCCCTCTCGGCGGGCTGCCCGAGCCCGATATTCTGCTCAGCCCGGGCGGCGGCTGCGTGCCGGTCATGAAAATATTTCACATCCTCGAACGCCGTTTTCCGAAGGCGAAGGTCTTTTCGGCCGATCTTCCCCAGGTAGCGGTGGAAGATATCCGGAAACATCATCTGGACTATGCGGTATGGGAAATGAACCGTCTCATCGATTTTCTGACGGAGGTGACCGGTCACCGTATGGACCATGACCGGCTCGCGGAGGTGGTGAAGCTCTCTGACCAGGCCTGCGCCCTCTGGGACGAGATCATGTCCTACCGCCGATTCATTCCCACGCCCCTGTCGGCGGCGGAGATCGGCATTATGTTCGTCATGGTCACACGTCAGGGAACGCAGATCGCTGTTGATTTTCTGACGGCCGTGCGGGATGAGGTGAAGGAGCGTGCCGAGGCGGGTATCGGTGTTATCGATGATGAAAGGATCCGGCTTTTCTGGGACAACATACCGCTCTGGTACAATATGGGCCTTTTCAATTATTTCGAGAAAATGGGCGGCGTCGCCGTGGCGGAAACCTATTCAGCCGCCTGGTCGCTGCGGCTCGATACGGAGCATCCCCTGGAAGCCCTTGCAATGAAGAGCCTCATGTCCTATCCCCTGGTATCCTGTGTATCAATCCGGAAACGAAAGGAAATGGTTCTCAAGGCCTGCCGGGAATACTCCATAGATGGTGCCGTCCTGCACCGGAACAAATCCTGTGTCCCCATCACCCTCGGCCAGATGGATATAAAGAGGGCCCTTGAAGAGGAGTTGGGCGTGCCCTCGGTCATCATAGACGCCGACCACATGGATGATCAGAATTTCTCGGTAGCCCAGTTCGAGACCCGCGTCGATGCGTTCATGGAAATGCTCTATGAGAAGAAAGGACTGAAGCTCTGA
- a CDS encoding 2-hydroxyglutaryl-CoA dehydratase: protein MYTAGIDIGSITAKAAVLIDGTIAGTRVIFTGYNAERAGVTVFEELLAEIGLERAHIQKIVSTGYGRNSVKFADRAVTEIICHGAGAHFLDPRVRSIIDVGGQDSKAMVINGEGRGRDFAMNDKCAAGTGRFLEVMARALEVDLGDFGAMSLTAEKPAKISSICTVFAESEVISLISKGEKRRNIIAGIHESVAARVSALVHRVGIQPPVMMTGGVAQNIGVVTALEKKLGTSIEVLDTAQVNGAVGAAVVAARLDE, encoded by the coding sequence ATGTACACTGCGGGTATTGATATCGGTTCGATAACGGCGAAGGCCGCCGTTCTTATCGACGGGACGATAGCGGGAACACGGGTCATCTTCACGGGCTATAACGCGGAGCGTGCCGGCGTGACGGTCTTTGAAGAGCTGCTGGCGGAGATCGGTCTTGAACGGGCACATATACAGAAGATCGTTTCCACGGGCTACGGCAGGAACAGCGTGAAGTTCGCGGACCGGGCCGTCACGGAGATCATCTGTCACGGAGCGGGTGCCCATTTCCTCGATCCCCGGGTCCGCTCCATCATCGACGTGGGGGGTCAGGACAGCAAGGCCATGGTCATCAACGGTGAAGGGCGGGGCAGGGATTTTGCCATGAACGACAAATGCGCCGCCGGGACGGGAAGGTTCCTGGAGGTCATGGCCCGCGCCCTTGAGGTCGATCTCGGTGATTTTGGGGCCATGTCGCTCACTGCCGAAAAACCGGCGAAGATAAGCAGCATCTGTACCGTCTTCGCCGAGTCGGAAGTGATCTCCCTGATCTCGAAAGGGGAGAAGCGCAGGAACATCATTGCCGGCATTCATGAATCCGTGGCGGCGCGGGTCTCGGCACTCGTGCACCGTGTCGGTATTCAGCCGCCGGTGATGATGACCGGCGGCGTGGCACAAAATATCGGTGTGGTGACAGCACTGGAGAAGAAGCTCGGCACATCCATAGAAGTTCTTGATACGGCCCAGGTGAACGGCGCCGTGGGCGCGGCGGTTGTCGCCGCACGACTCGACGAGTGA
- a CDS encoding class I SAM-dependent methyltransferase, whose translation MLTVDFSKLNLKPGDYVLDAGCGTGRHLSEALRYRNINAVGIDLNKGDIAKAKDTLYIMEHEGESGGGSWVVMQSDITKLPFPDESFDIVICSEVLEHIPEHEKAVREIIRVLKPGKSLVVTVPRYFPERICWALSEDYHTEKGGHVRIYRKKELINLLESAGTRCVSRGFAHALHSPYWWIKCFVGHKNNDSPAVQLYHRFLVWDIMEKPFLTRLLDRVLNPLIAKSIVLYLKKGNQYGA comes from the coding sequence ATGCTCACTGTTGATTTCTCAAAACTGAACCTGAAGCCCGGCGATTATGTTCTCGACGCGGGATGCGGGACGGGACGCCACTTGAGTGAGGCCCTGCGATACCGGAACATCAACGCGGTCGGCATCGACCTGAACAAGGGTGATATTGCCAAAGCGAAAGATACGCTGTATATAATGGAGCACGAGGGAGAGAGCGGCGGCGGTTCCTGGGTCGTCATGCAGAGCGACATAACGAAACTCCCCTTCCCCGATGAGTCTTTCGATATCGTGATCTGCTCGGAGGTGCTCGAACACATACCGGAACACGAAAAAGCCGTGCGTGAGATCATACGCGTCCTGAAACCGGGGAAATCCCTCGTGGTCACCGTTCCCCGGTATTTTCCCGAACGGATATGCTGGGCGCTTTCAGAGGATTACCATACCGAGAAGGGGGGGCACGTTCGGATCTACCGGAAAAAGGAACTTATTAACCTCCTCGAATCAGCGGGAACACGCTGTGTATCGCGAGGGTTCGCCCATGCCCTGCACAGCCCCTACTGGTGGATCAAATGTTTCGTGGGACACAAGAACAACGATTCGCCCGCCGTTCAGCTGTACCATCGCTTTCTGGTCTGGGACATCATGGAAAAACCGTTCCTGACCCGGCTGCTCGACAGGGTTTTGAATCCGTTGATCGCGAAGAGCATCGTGCTGTATCTGAAGAAAGGGAATCAATATGGAGCTTGA
- a CDS encoding class I SAM-dependent methyltransferase, translating to MKVQDIPALPVKGFLDHDEGMRLYECAREASRLGPCLEIGGYCGKSTLYLGLGCRDGGGLLYSIDHHRGSEEQQPGEEYFDAELFDEREGRVDTFRFFRRTIEMAGLEDTVVPIVAASTLVARGWNTPLSLLFIDGGHSYSAAFSDYSSWVSHVMPGGYLAVHDIFPDPNDGGQAPYYMYRLALESGLFHELPRMKSLGILRRLQAGEVPGHISGMRDW from the coding sequence ATGAAGGTACAGGACATACCGGCACTGCCCGTGAAGGGCTTTCTCGATCATGATGAAGGAATGAGGCTTTATGAGTGCGCCCGCGAGGCAAGCCGGCTTGGCCCTTGCCTCGAGATCGGCGGATATTGCGGCAAATCGACCCTGTATCTGGGCCTGGGATGCCGTGACGGCGGCGGTCTTCTCTATTCAATCGATCATCACCGGGGCTCGGAGGAACAGCAGCCCGGTGAGGAATATTTCGACGCCGAGCTTTTTGATGAACGGGAGGGGAGGGTGGACACCTTCCGGTTCTTCCGGCGGACCATCGAAATGGCGGGTCTTGAGGATACGGTCGTGCCCATCGTGGCGGCCTCAACCCTGGTGGCCCGTGGCTGGAACACGCCGCTGTCGCTGCTTTTCATCGACGGGGGACACAGCTATTCTGCGGCTTTCAGTGATTACTCGTCCTGGGTTTCCCATGTGATGCCCGGTGGATATCTCGCCGTTCATGACATCTTTCCCGATCCGAACGACGGGGGCCAGGCGCCGTATTATATGTACCGGCTTGCCCTGGAGTCGGGCCTCTTCCATGAACTTCCCCGGATGAAAAGCCTGGGTATATTGCGAAGGCTTCAGGCTGGGGAAGTGCCCGGTCACATTTCAGGGATGAGAGACTGGTAG
- a CDS encoding SDR family oxidoreductase codes for MNRISYGLADKVALVTGGSRGIGLEIVRRLLAEDARVVICGRKQENLDAAMEHLGNDERLTVIQAHIGKETDVEAMFEVIRERRGHLDILINNVGMNLLTLSVTDTEPALWRKILETNLNGTFLCSRKAAAMMKERQRGKVVNITSIAGRKASPGMGIYGIAKAGVEMLTRVLASELAPFNIQVNAVAPGMVRTDFSRPFWSNEELHAQIVKNIPLGRIAEPADVVHPVLFLCSDAADYITGQTLVVDGGATVV; via the coding sequence ATGAACAGGATATCTTACGGGCTGGCGGACAAGGTGGCTCTCGTCACCGGGGGGAGCAGGGGTATCGGTCTTGAGATAGTCCGGCGGCTTCTCGCGGAAGACGCCCGGGTGGTGATATGCGGAAGAAAACAGGAAAACCTCGACGCGGCGATGGAGCATTTAGGAAATGACGAGCGGTTGACGGTCATACAGGCGCATATCGGAAAGGAAACCGACGTGGAGGCCATGTTCGAGGTGATCCGGGAACGCCGGGGGCATCTCGATATTCTTATCAACAACGTGGGGATGAATCTTTTGACCCTGTCGGTGACGGACACGGAACCCGCGCTCTGGCGGAAGATCCTTGAAACGAACCTGAACGGCACCTTCCTCTGTTCAAGAAAAGCGGCGGCCATGATGAAGGAGCGGCAACGGGGCAAGGTCGTCAACATTACTTCCATCGCTGGTCGGAAGGCATCACCGGGAATGGGAATATACGGTATCGCGAAAGCAGGCGTGGAAATGCTCACCAGGGTGCTTGCCTCGGAGCTCGCGCCCTTCAACATCCAGGTCAACGCCGTCGCCCCGGGAATGGTAAGGACCGATTTCAGCAGACCGTTCTGGTCCAACGAGGAACTGCACGCCCAGATCGTGAAGAACATACCCCTCGGCAGGATCGCCGAACCGGCCGATGTGGTTCATCCGGTGCTGTTTCTCTGTTCCGACGCGGCCGACTATATAACGGGGCAGACGCTGGTCGTTGACGGGGGCGCCACGGTTGTTTAA
- a CDS encoding phenyltransferase domain-containing protein: protein MELEVSRREYTAPIDIDILAASITDVQRESGEIPWHVGGKTDPWDHVESAIGLTIGGFYREARNAFQWLADTQLEDGSWYSAYRNGEPEDMTKESNMSSYIAVGLFHYYLVTRDTRFLATMWPAMKAAIDFTVSLQAPGGEVYWAQSPDGEIDRMALLTGSSSIYMSLKCALTIAYLLGKNEPGWQKAFALLGEAIRNRPEAFNKEKERFSMDWFYPILSGAVTGKNARERIKRSWDIFVVEDLGVRCVSDEPWVTMAETSELALTLVAMGNTGLAEMFLKWIADKKFDDGTYWCGVTFPDGVIWPEEKITWTNAAVIMAVDAVYNITPASQLFKHTFWSRYHESLSFPRRFFSTAAQHLNALLNVEEEPVLSTK, encoded by the coding sequence ATGGAGCTTGAAGTATCGCGGCGTGAGTATACCGCTCCCATAGATATCGACATTCTCGCCGCATCCATCACCGATGTGCAGAGAGAGTCCGGAGAGATCCCCTGGCACGTGGGAGGGAAGACCGATCCCTGGGACCATGTCGAGTCCGCCATAGGGCTTACCATCGGGGGGTTTTACCGTGAGGCCCGCAATGCCTTTCAATGGCTGGCGGACACGCAGCTTGAGGACGGAAGCTGGTATTCCGCCTACCGCAACGGCGAACCCGAGGACATGACGAAAGAAAGCAACATGTCTTCCTACATCGCCGTCGGCCTCTTTCATTACTACCTCGTCACACGGGACACCCGCTTTCTTGCTACCATGTGGCCCGCGATGAAGGCCGCCATCGACTTCACGGTGAGCCTCCAGGCGCCGGGCGGTGAGGTCTACTGGGCCCAGAGCCCCGATGGTGAAATAGACAGGATGGCACTCCTCACGGGATCCAGTTCCATTTACATGAGCCTCAAATGCGCACTGACCATCGCCTATCTGCTCGGCAAGAACGAGCCGGGCTGGCAGAAGGCCTTCGCGCTGCTGGGAGAGGCTATCAGAAACCGCCCCGAAGCCTTTAACAAGGAAAAAGAACGATTTTCCATGGACTGGTTCTATCCGATCCTGAGCGGCGCCGTTACGGGAAAGAATGCCCGGGAACGCATCAAAAGATCCTGGGACATCTTTGTCGTGGAAGACCTGGGGGTCCGGTGCGTGTCCGACGAACCATGGGTGACCATGGCCGAGACATCGGAACTGGCCCTGACGCTCGTGGCAATGGGTAATACGGGGCTGGCGGAAATGTTCCTGAAATGGATAGCCGATAAGAAGTTCGATGACGGCACGTACTGGTGCGGGGTAACGTTTCCCGACGGCGTCATCTGGCCGGAAGAAAAGATCACCTGGACCAACGCGGCGGTCATCATGGCCGTTGACGCGGTGTACAATATTACTCCCGCTTCACAGCTTTTCAAGCATACCTTCTGGTCCCGCTATCATGAATCCCTCTCATTTCCCCGCCGGTTCTTCAGCACGGCCGCCCAGCACCTGAACGCCCTTCTGAATGTTGAAGAGGAGCCTGTCCTCTCGACCAAGTAG
- a CDS encoding 2-hydroxyacyl-CoA dehydratase yields the protein MSDIDAGREKKKLMSAKKMRDIMTTYYIEAKSAEQNGKKVAWITSGGPVEPLIAMDVIPVYPENHGAMIGASKMGGEFCEKAETLGYSIDLCSYARADIGCSIVGGGPVGGLPRPDMLICCNNICGTVMKWYEIQARYYDVPLFIFDTPFCHAGYHDEVKTYVRRQIDEYILFLEGLCGKSFDLDRMEEVGRLSVEAQKLWQAVLDTARNRPSPMTCFDAFFFLALIVTLRGTQVTVDFYRELLAEMEERAAAGIGAVPRERYRLLWDNLPIWYRIKWLSDAFASHDASLVADTYTSAWCGQLKYMDENNFLDSMAEGYTRIYLNIGVDEMIAIILEMIDRYDVDGFVMHSNRSCKPYSLGQYDIQRAVQRERGLPSMIIESHMVDDRSFSESQAETRIDAFMEVIKERKK from the coding sequence ATGTCCGACATAGATGCCGGCAGGGAAAAGAAGAAGCTCATGTCCGCGAAGAAGATGCGGGACATTATGACGACCTATTATATCGAGGCCAAGTCGGCGGAACAGAACGGAAAAAAGGTTGCCTGGATCACCAGCGGCGGTCCGGTGGAGCCGCTCATCGCCATGGATGTCATCCCGGTGTATCCCGAGAACCACGGGGCCATGATCGGTGCCTCGAAAATGGGCGGAGAATTCTGTGAAAAGGCCGAGACCCTGGGATACAGCATAGACCTCTGTTCCTACGCGCGGGCCGATATCGGCTGCTCGATCGTGGGAGGCGGGCCTGTCGGAGGACTTCCAAGGCCGGACATGCTGATCTGCTGCAACAACATCTGCGGAACGGTCATGAAGTGGTACGAGATACAGGCACGGTACTATGATGTACCGCTCTTTATTTTCGACACTCCCTTCTGTCATGCCGGCTATCATGATGAAGTGAAAACCTACGTGCGCCGGCAGATCGATGAGTATATCCTCTTTCTCGAAGGGCTCTGCGGGAAATCCTTTGATCTCGACCGGATGGAGGAAGTGGGGCGTCTCTCCGTGGAGGCCCAGAAACTCTGGCAAGCCGTCCTCGACACGGCGAGGAACAGGCCGTCACCCATGACCTGCTTCGACGCCTTCTTCTTTCTCGCCCTGATCGTGACCCTTCGCGGGACCCAGGTCACGGTCGACTTCTACCGGGAACTGCTGGCGGAGATGGAAGAGCGCGCCGCCGCGGGCATCGGCGCGGTCCCCCGTGAGCGCTACCGTCTTTTATGGGACAATCTGCCGATCTGGTACCGCATCAAGTGGCTCTCCGATGCCTTCGCGTCCCACGATGCCTCCCTGGTGGCCGACACCTACACGTCGGCATGGTGCGGGCAGCTCAAGTACATGGATGAAAATAATTTTCTTGATTCCATGGCGGAAGGATACACCCGGATCTACCTCAACATCGGGGTCGATGAAATGATCGCCATCATCCTGGAAATGATAGACCGTTACGATGTCGACGGTTTCGTCATGCATTCCAACAGAAGCTGCAAACCTTACTCGCTGGGGCAGTATGATATTCAGCGGGCAGTTCAGCGGGAGCGGGGCCTGCCGTCGATGATCATTGAGTCCCACATGGTCGATGACCGGAGCTTTTCCGAGAGCCAGGCGGAAACCCGCATCGACGCATTTATGGAAGTCATCAAGGAACGGAAGAAATAA
- a CDS encoding 2-hydroxyacyl-CoA dehydratase, translating into MPSQPAAPFYEVLKENERVTPALSGERYVGYFCTYTPIEIIHAAGFTPFRVAGGLDSVSLADTLTPNFICPYMRVATEKALRGEYGFLSGLVQGYTCDVACGLINIWKDNIGGDPCHLVPLPYNDNEASRDFLRSALKELIEKLDRAGGCFSEERLEHSLSLYDEIRRVILDLYDRRYEGSLPFSAGDFLTVIQAGYVTPPERYLGLLKTLRDEADHEREDGQPPSIPVLVSGSLVEEPRILEIIEESGGRICADDLCTGFRQWSPATGSGARPLDRVIDRHMRRFPCPSRSRARDRAPLIIDLVRRSAARGVIFLFQKFCTPHLADYPILNEELKKERIPATVFEMEETGIMEGQLRTRMETFFETLGERDG; encoded by the coding sequence ATGCCTTCTCAGCCGGCGGCACCATTTTATGAGGTCCTGAAAGAGAATGAACGGGTGACTCCGGCACTGTCCGGGGAAAGATACGTCGGCTATTTCTGCACCTACACACCGATCGAGATCATTCACGCGGCGGGGTTCACGCCTTTCCGGGTTGCCGGCGGTCTTGACAGCGTATCGCTGGCGGATACGCTGACCCCGAACTTCATCTGTCCCTACATGCGTGTCGCCACGGAAAAGGCGCTGCGCGGCGAATACGGTTTTCTGTCGGGTCTCGTTCAGGGGTATACCTGTGACGTGGCCTGCGGGCTCATCAATATCTGGAAGGACAACATCGGCGGCGACCCCTGTCACCTCGTGCCGCTTCCTTACAATGACAATGAGGCATCGAGGGATTTTCTCCGCTCGGCCCTGAAGGAACTGATCGAGAAGCTCGACCGTGCCGGGGGATGCTTCTCGGAAGAGCGCCTGGAGCACTCCCTTTCCCTTTATGACGAGATCCGTCGTGTCATCCTTGACCTTTATGACAGGCGATATGAGGGTTCTCTCCCTTTCTCCGCCGGTGATTTCCTTACCGTGATCCAAGCGGGTTATGTCACTCCGCCGGAACGATATCTGGGCCTCCTGAAAACCCTGAGAGATGAAGCGGACCATGAGCGGGAAGACGGGCAACCACCGAGTATCCCCGTTCTGGTATCCGGGAGCCTTGTCGAAGAGCCGCGAATTCTGGAAATAATCGAGGAGTCGGGAGGACGGATCTGTGCCGACGATCTCTGTACGGGGTTTCGACAGTGGAGTCCCGCCACCGGGAGCGGTGCACGGCCGCTTGACCGTGTGATCGATCGTCACATGCGGCGCTTTCCCTGTCCCTCGCGATCGCGGGCACGGGACCGTGCCCCCCTGATCATCGACCTGGTCAGGCGATCGGCGGCACGGGGCGTGATATTCCTTTTCCAGAAGTTCTGCACCCCCCATCTCGCCGATTACCCGATCCTCAATGAAGAGCTCAAAAAGGAGCGTATCCCTGCCACGGTGTTCGAAATGGAAGAAACGGGCATTATGGAGGGCCAGTTGCGGACAAGGATGGAAACCTTTTTTGAAACACTGGGTGAGCGTGATGGATAA
- a CDS encoding acyltransferase, with protein MRRDHRPYYLKRMSLRFREWYVEHFLRPQFTALGNGYTFMKPWYMEIFGWPIELGDFADVICTVDRRVRLTVWSEEKHPKGIHIGDHCLICPGVRISCAKEVTIGNDCMMASDVYITDSDWHSVYDRVEPLSTARPIRIGNNVWIGDGAIICKGVTIGDNSIVGTRAVVNKDVPPNTIAAGNPAVVVSRLDPGKTIRTRADWFADPDELFRQIRQIDRDMLRGNTILGWLRARFFPKPGD; from the coding sequence ATGAGAAGAGATCACCGGCCATACTATCTGAAACGAATGAGCCTCCGGTTCCGTGAGTGGTACGTGGAGCATTTTCTGCGACCCCAGTTCACCGCCCTCGGTAACGGCTATACCTTCATGAAACCCTGGTACATGGAAATATTCGGCTGGCCCATCGAACTGGGGGATTTCGCCGACGTCATCTGTACCGTGGACCGGCGCGTCCGGCTGACCGTATGGTCGGAGGAAAAGCATCCCAAGGGGATCCATATCGGCGATCACTGTCTCATCTGCCCCGGTGTGCGGATCAGCTGCGCGAAGGAAGTCACCATCGGGAATGACTGCATGATGGCGAGCGACGTCTACATAACCGATTCCGACTGGCACAGCGTGTATGACCGCGTGGAGCCCCTGAGCACGGCGCGACCCATCCGGATCGGCAACAACGTATGGATCGGGGACGGGGCCATCATATGCAAGGGGGTCACCATCGGGGACAACAGCATCGTGGGAACACGCGCGGTCGTGAACAAGGATGTCCCTCCCAATACCATCGCCGCGGGTAATCCCGCCGTCGTCGTGAGCCGGCTCGATCCGGGGAAAACGATCAGGACACGGGCTGACTGGTTCGCCGACCCCGATGAACTTTTCAGGCAGATACGGCAGATCGACCGGGACATGTTGCGGGGCAACACCATTCTCGGTTGGCTCCGTGCCCGTTTTTTCCCGAAACCTGGAGACTAG
- a CDS encoding cobalamin-dependent protein (Presence of a B(12) (cobalamin)-binding domain implies dependence on cobalamin itself, in one of its several forms, or in some unusual lineages, dependence on a cobalamin-like analog.) has product MRVAFIGTPYPLEEAPAPPLGLSYAAAACERTGATVTIIDYIVRKYCPEKLTKELDAFGPDVVGTSSVTLNYYTAVEILQTAKAHDPDIITMMGGPHVSFDYEDTLRNYRGIDVVVIGEGEETIQELIPVIRERNKWKDIKGIAFLEDEELIVTEPRELIADLDTLPLPARHLLPMSRYQALGYPVSIITSRGCPNKCIFCQGRRMVGQKVRFRTISLVVDEIEDILSYGWTRINIADDLFTANKKRVIEFCNEVRKRGLRFGWSAFSRVNTVDREVLDHMKDAGCDAVSFGIESGNQEMLKRIRKGITLDQAREAARHCKDAGMITHASFMVGLPGESRQTMEDTSAFAQELGIVYGYHLLCPFPGTTVRDEVDRYDLEILTNDWSKYDANRAIVRTSHLGPEQMEEFVFSFNDSLMAQWKDIEDLYWQGTLTGIDYLKVEGHYRTQLIYRLFNEDIIEGLPSMNGSGEPAEILADKLASLTGMDGGIVNRTIINLSRAGFLKCRPEDGGLKWYWTHNNRLDMLPVSHP; this is encoded by the coding sequence ATGAGAGTAGCGTTTATCGGAACACCATACCCCCTTGAAGAGGCGCCCGCGCCTCCCCTGGGACTGAGCTATGCCGCCGCGGCCTGTGAAAGGACCGGCGCGACCGTCACGATCATCGACTATATCGTTCGGAAATACTGTCCCGAAAAACTTACAAAGGAACTGGACGCCTTCGGCCCCGACGTGGTGGGAACGTCGTCGGTAACGCTCAACTATTACACGGCCGTTGAAATCCTGCAAACAGCCAAGGCCCATGATCCCGATATCATCACCATGATGGGCGGCCCTCATGTTTCCTTTGATTACGAGGACACGCTCAGGAACTACCGGGGGATCGACGTGGTCGTCATCGGAGAGGGTGAGGAGACGATCCAGGAACTGATCCCGGTCATTCGTGAGCGGAACAAATGGAAGGATATCAAGGGGATCGCCTTTCTCGAGGACGAGGAACTGATCGTCACGGAACCGAGGGAACTGATAGCCGATCTCGACACGCTGCCGCTTCCGGCGAGACACCTGCTGCCCATGTCACGTTACCAGGCCCTGGGGTATCCCGTCAGCATCATCACCAGCAGGGGCTGCCCGAACAAATGCATTTTCTGCCAGGGACGGCGCATGGTGGGACAAAAGGTGCGGTTCCGGACAATTAGCCTGGTCGTCGACGAGATCGAGGACATCCTCTCCTACGGATGGACGCGGATCAACATCGCCGACGATCTCTTCACGGCCAACAAGAAGCGGGTCATCGAGTTCTGCAACGAGGTCAGAAAGAGGGGCCTTCGCTTCGGCTGGAGCGCTTTCTCACGCGTCAACACGGTGGACCGGGAAGTATTGGACCACATGAAGGATGCCGGCTGTGACGCCGTGAGCTTCGGTATCGAATCGGGAAACCAGGAGATGCTGAAAAGGATCAGAAAGGGGATAACCCTCGACCAGGCACGGGAAGCAGCACGGCATTGCAAGGACGCGGGCATGATAACTCATGCCTCCTTCATGGTCGGTCTTCCCGGGGAATCGCGGCAAACCATGGAGGACACAAGCGCCTTCGCCCAGGAACTCGGCATCGTATACGGGTATCATCTCCTGTGCCCCTTTCCCGGCACGACCGTCAGGGACGAAGTGGACCGCTATGACCTTGAAATCCTCACCAATGACTGGAGCAAGTACGACGCCAACCGGGCGATCGTCCGCACGTCACACCTCGGACCCGAGCAAATGGAAGAGTTTGTCTTTTCTTTTAACGATTCACTCATGGCACAATGGAAGGACATCGAGGACCTATACTGGCAGGGAACGCTGACGGGGATCGATTACCTCAAGGTTGAGGGGCATTACCGGACCCAGCTGATCTACCGGCTCTTCAACGAGGATATCATTGAGGGACTTCCGTCGATGAACGGCAGCGGTGAGCCCGCCGAGATCCTGGCGGATAAGCTTGCGTCCCTCACCGGCATGGACGGCGGAATCGTGAACCGGACGATCATCAACCTTTCCAGAGCGGGATTTCTCAAGTGCCGTCCGGAGGACGGGGGTCTTAAATGGTACTGGACCCACAACAACCGCCTCGATATGCTACCAGTCTCTCATCCCTGA